A genomic window from Nicotiana sylvestris chromosome 11, ASM39365v2, whole genome shotgun sequence includes:
- the LOC138880678 gene encoding uncharacterized protein — MIANKIFEVNRVTFSDDELPVEDTEPNKALYLTVKCKDSVVTRVLVDNGSSANIFPLSTLNKLKVDDERIHKNNICVRGFDGEGKDSVGDIVLELMIGPVEFTMEFQVLDIAVSYNLLLGRPWIHAAKAVPSTLHQMVKFECDRHDIVVHGEENFYAHSDASILFIEAEDDKGP, encoded by the coding sequence atgatcgccaacaaaatatttgaggtgaacagggtcaccttctctgatgatgagttgcctgtggAAGACACTGAACCCAACAAAGCTCTCTACCTTACGGTAAAATGTAAAGATTCTGTGGTCACCAgggtattagttgacaatggttccagtgcaaacatcttccctctctctactctgaacaagttgaaagtcgATGATGAAAGGATTCATAAGAACAACatatgcgtccgaggttttgacggTGAAGGAAAAGACTcggttggtgatatagtgcttgaacTGATGATAGGACCGGtggaatttaccatggagttccaggtactaGACATAGCCGTctcctacaatttgctgttaggtcgaccttggattcatgctgccaaagcagtcccgtccactttgcaccagatggtcaagttcgaatgtgATAGACATGATATCGTCGTGCATGGTGAGGAGAATTTCTATGCTCACAGTGATGCCTCCATCCTGTTCATTGaggctgaagatgacaaagggccttga